One Anthonomus grandis grandis chromosome 13, icAntGran1.3, whole genome shotgun sequence DNA segment encodes these proteins:
- the LOC126744186 gene encoding myb/SANT-like DNA-binding domain-containing protein 3: protein MDSCKKRTVNFSKKKVGILMSLVLKYKGTIECRKTDKMNNDLKQKAWERLSNEFNSICGEPFRDAKVLRGKYENQKKRSKQKFADEKTYLRGTRGGPIKPKIIDDIDKQVKEIIGTQMTGFDSEFDGDSKYGNMQMETPEGSRFNISDSELPNEDIEQMEEDGKDSNEEDSLLSAALPTNWNKITPEKLRTPKSKRLKTILKKACANKAKKAELKLEILQLKKDQLLSANK, encoded by the exons atggaTTCTTGTAAGAAAAGAACTGTTAATTTCAGTAAAAAGAAGGTTGGCATATTAATGAGCCTTGTACTAAAATATAAGGGCACAATTGAATGTCGAAAGACTGACAAAATGAACAACGATTTAAAGCAGAAAGCTTGGGAGCGTCtatcaaatgaatttaatagcaTTTGTGGAGAGCCTTTTAGAGATGCAAAAGTTCTTCGTGGCAAgtatgaaaatcaaaaaaaaaggtcaaaacaaaaatttgctgATGAAAAAACATACCTACGAGGAACTAGAGGAGGGCCCATAAAACCTAAGATAATTGACGATATCGACAAACAAGTTAAAGAAATTATAGGTACTCAGATGACAGGCTTTGATTCAGAATTTGATGGAGATAGTA AATATGGCAACATGCAGATGGAAACTCCTGAGGGATCtcgttttaatatttctgattcAG agtTACCTAATGAAGACATAGAGCAAATGGAGGAAGATGGCAAAGATTCTAATGAGGAAGATAGTTTATTGTCAG CTGCTTTACCTACCAACTGGAACAAAATAACCCCAGAAAAGCTTCGCACTCCAAAATCGAAGCGATTGAAAACCATTTTGAAGAAGGCTTGTGCTAATAAGg CTAAGAAAGCTGAACTAAAGTTGGAGATCCTTCAACTGAAAAAAGATCAGCTGCTATCTGCTAATAAATGA
- the LOC126744187 gene encoding putative nuclease HARBI1, translating to MCLSHNLFHNQKETLRFFATGCILQAAGDFSGVDKSTASRVINKVSRAIAHMHETYISLSDDEINNVRQGFSTLADRFPRCIGALDCTHVKIQSPGGEEPENFRNRKGYFSFNIQAICDSQLKIWDIVCRWPGSAHDTNIFRNSTVRARFENGDFGENLLVGDSGYGNKPYLITPLSNPTTPVEHLFNEAQIRTRNPIERCFGVLKRRFPILALGIKLNVQKVEAIVAIVVSCAVLHNIACMLRDDVTLVNEEVEAALELGNIPIPVVQPGVENISLNNVVRQALITEYFQPLLDNVAHE from the exons ATGTGTTTGTCCCACAATCTCTTTCACAACCAGAAG gaaacTTTAAGGTTTTTTGCAACAGGGTGCATTTTGCAAGCAGCTGGAGATTTTTCTGGTGTAGACAAATCTACAGCAAGCAGAGTTATTAATAAAGTGTCCCGGGCAATTGCACATATGCACGAAACCTATATATCGCTATCCgatgatgaaataaataatgttcGACAGGGTTTTTCAACATTAGCAGACAGATTCCCAAGATGTATTGGGGCTTTGGATTGTACCCACGTAAAAATCCAATCTCCTGGTGGAGAAGAACCAGAAAATTTTAGAAACCGAAaaggttatttttcttttaatatacaagCAATATGCGACTCACAACTAAAAATTTGGGACATTGTGTGCAGATGGCCTGGGTCTGCTCATGACACAAATATATTTAGGAACTCAACAGTACGAGCTCGATTTGAAAATGGTGATTTTGGCGAAAATTTATTAGTGGGTGATAGTGGATATGGCAACAAACCATACCTGATTACACCACTTTCTAACCCAACCACTCCTGTAGAACATTTATTCAACGAAGCACAAATAAGAACGAGAAACCCAATAGAGAGATGCTTTGGTGTATTAAAACGTCGATTCCCAATATTAGCattaggaattaaattaaatgtgcAAAAAGTGGAAGCAATAGTTGCAATAGTTGTCTCATGTGCAGTGCTTCATAATATTGCATGCATGTTGAGAGATGACGTTACCCTTGTAAATGAAGAAGTTGAAGCGGCTCTTGAATTAGGAAATATCCCTATACCTGTGGTACAACCAGGTGTTGAGAATATATCCCTAAATAATGTGGTTCGGCAAGCTTTGATAACTGAGTATTTTCAGCCTTTGTTAGATAATGTAGCACATGAGTAG